The stretch of DNA CCTTGAACTTCTTCGCCTCGATCACGCTGGCGATCGTCTCTTCGGCGAGCTCGCGGAGGATCGATAGCTCCTTCACCGTGCCCACCAGCGGGATCATGATCTCCGCCTTGGCGTCGATCTTCTTGTTGACGCAGTTGATCGCCGCCTCGGTGATCGCCGTGACTTGCATCACGAGGATCTCCGGATACGTGATCGACAGACGGCAACCGCGGTGGCCGAGCATCGGGTTCGCTTCGTGCAACTGCGAGACCCGGGCGGCGATGTCCTTCACGGGAATGCCGGTCGCCTTCGACAACTCGCCCTGGCTCTTGGCGTCGTGCGGGACGAACTCGTGCAGCGGCGGGTCCAACAGGCGGACCGTGACCGGCAGGCCGGCCATCGCCTTGAAGATGCCTTCGAAGTCCTTCCGCTGGAACGGCAGCAGCTTTTTCAGGGCCGCTTCACGAGCCGACTTCGTCTCGGCGAGGATCATCTCGCGCATCGGCAGGATGCGCTCGCCCTCGAAGAACATGTGCTCCGTGCGGCACAGGCCGATGCCCTCGGCGCCAAACTCGCGGGCGCGCTTGGCGTCTTCGGGCGAGTCGGCGTTGGTGCGGACGCCCAGCTTGCGGTGCTTGTCCGCCCAGCCCATCACCGTGGCGAAGTCGCCCGACATCTTCGGCGAGACCGTCGGCATCTCACCGGCGAAGACCTCGCCCGTCGTTCCGTCGATCGAGAGGACGTCCTTCACGCCGTAGGTCTTGCCGCCGACGGTGATCTTCTTGCCCTTCTCGTCGATGTGGATCGCGCCGGCGCCGGCGACGCAGCACTTGCCCCAGCCGCGGGCGACTACCGCCGCGTGGCTGGTCATGCCGCCGGTGCTGGTGAGGATGCCGGCGGCGGAGTGCATGCCGTCGACGTCCTCGGGGCTCGTCTCCTTGCGGACGAGGATCACCTTCTCGCCCGAGTGAGCGCGCTCGACAGCTTCGTCGGCGGAGAAGGCGAGCTTGCCGAACGCGGCGCCCGGCGAAGCCGGCAGGCCGATCGTCAGAGCCGAGGCCTTCTTCTTCGCCGCCGGGTCGAACGAGGGCAGCAAGAGTTGCGTCAGGTCGCCGGCCGGGATCCGCATCACGGCGGTCTTCTCGTCGATCAGCTTCTCCTTGACCATGTCGCAGGCGATCTTCACGGCCGCCATGCCGGTGCGCTTGCCATTGCGCGTCTGCAGCATGTACAGCTTGCCGCGCTCGATCGTGAACTCGATGTCCTGCACGTCCTTGTAGTGCTTCTCGAGCTTGTCCTTGATCGCCATCAGTTCGGTGTGGACCTTCTTGCCGATCGTCTTGTCGGCGTCGCACTTCCACTTCGGCATCTCGGCCACGGGCTGCGGCGTGCGGATGCCGGCGACCACGTCTTCGCCCTGCGCGTTGACGAGGAACTCGCCGTAGAACTTGTTGTCGCCGTTTGACGGGTTGCGTGTGAACGCGACGCCGGTGCCGGAGTCGTCGCCCATGTTGCCGAACACCATCGACTGGACGTTCACCGCGGTGCCTGCGAGGCCCGTGATGCCCTCAATGCGGCGGTAGCTGATCGCCTTGTCGGCGTTCCAACTCTTGAAGACCGCCTCGATCGCCAGCGCGAGCTGCTCGATCGGGTCCTGCGGGAAGTCGTTCTTGGTGTACTTCTTGTAGACCTGCTTGTAGGCGTTCACCAGTTCGATGAGGCCCGCGGTCGGGACGTCGTTGTCGTCCTTCGCGCCGTACTTCGTCTTGATCTTGCTGAATGCCTCTTCGAAGTACTCGTGGTGGACTTCCATCACGACGTCGCCGTACATGTTGATCAGGCGGCGGTAGGCGTCGTAGGCGAAGCGCTCGTTGCCCGTCGCGTTGGCGAGGCCGGCGACCGACTCGTCGTTGAGGCCGAGGTTGAGGATCGTGTTCATCATGCCCGGCATCGACACGGCCGCACCGGAGCGGACCGAGACGAGCAGCGGGTCCTTCGAGTCGCCAAACTTCTTGCCCGACTCCTTCTCGAGCGTCTTCACCGCGGCGTGGACCTCGTCCATCATCCCCTTGGGGAACTTGCCGCCGGCCTTGTTGTAGGCGCCACAGCACTCGGTGGTGATCGTGAACCCGGCGGGCACCGGCAGGCCGATCGAGGTCATGTCAGCCAGGTTGGCGCCCTTGCCGCCGATGATCATCTTCATCGACGCGTCGCCGTCGGTGCGGGTCTTGCCGAAGTAGTAGACCATCTTGCCGGCCTTGCCGGCCGAGGTCTTCGTGGGCTGCTTCTTAGCCATGACGGCCTGTGTCCTGTCTGCTGTAGGGTGGGAGCCCGTATTGCGACGAGCCAGTTGCTGGGAGGCGGGCTCGCCGATCGAGCCGCTTGCTTTTTTGGGCCCGTTGGCAGGGGTGGTCCCGCGGCGTGGGCCGCGCGCACCCTAATCGGGCCCGATTATCTCGGGAAAATAAGCCGGGAGCCTAACCACGCCCCCCCGCCCCCGTCAACCGGGGCAGCGAGAGAGGTCCCGCGTAGCAACAGCGAACCACGGCGAGCCGGGAGCGTCAGCGACCGGAGGGAAGCGGGTACACGGCTCACAGAATCGAAGTGTGTGCCCCCGTCACTCGGGTCGCTGACGCTCCCGGCTTGCCATGCAGCCGGTGGCTCTGCGAGTCAAAACGGCAAACCGAGCGCGTCGCACAAGAAGCCGACGTACCCCTTCGTCTTCATAAACGCGTCGGCGACATGCTTCACGAGGCCCCCGGAAAACAGCTCGTCGTGATCGAGCGGCATGCCGGCGATGTGGTCTTTGCGCTTGAGGTCCTCGATATACGGGTGGTCGGCGTCGTAACCACGCGGCGGGCGTTTGAGCGAATCGCCTTCGAGCGACCATCGCGTGCGGAACGACTTGTTGTCTCGGACCCGCTTCCAGCGCGCAGGCTCTTCGACAATCCGCTCACGGATCGCCGCGAGCGCCGGCGCGTCGGGATGCCACACACCCGCGCCGAGGAAGCACTCGTCCAGCGCGATGTGCAGGTAGTAGCCCGGCGCGTGAACGTCCTTTCCCGCCTCGTGCCGGAACTGGACGCCGACGTTCGTCTTGTACGGCGTCTTGTCGCTGGCGAACCGCACGTCGCGGTGGATACGGATCAGTGACCCGCCCACCTTCTTCGGCGCCGCGACAAGGTGCGGCGACACCTTCCGCAGCGGCTTCTCCATCGCCGCGATGAACGCCAAAGCCGGCTCGCGCACCTCCGCTTCGTACCTGGCCTTGTTGGCGTCGAACCACTGCTTGTTGTTGTTCCGCGACAGCTCTTCGAGGAAGTGCAGCAGCCCGAGCGGGAAACCGGTGAAAGTGGGCATGGGTATCGGACGTTGACGTGGCGTGGCGGGAGGAGCGTTGTCATTTCTAGGCGACAACGCTTTCCGACCGCAACCATTCTCGCCGCCGTCACAGCACCCACGGCGCCCGCATCTTCGGTGTGAGCATTTCGTTCACTTCGTCCGAATCCGACTGTTCCGCCACCGGGTCCCAAGCGAACGGCTTCTCCGTCAGCATCGACAAATTGTTGAGGTGGCAGGCAACCGCTGTGTGGTGTCCCGCGCCGACCGGGGCCGAGACCTCGCCGCTGCCGCTGCGGATCGCGTCGAGCAGGCTCCGCCGATGCGTCGCGTACGGGTCGATTCCCGGCAGCGAGACGCCCTCCAACAGCGACGCCGGCTCCGCCGACAGCGCGCAGCCGTGCACCGCGACAAAGAGCTTTCCCTCGGTACCTTCGAGTGTCAGCCCACGGGGGCCGCTGTTGTCGCCGATCATCCGTAGGCCATTGGCGTACTCGTTTTCAAACCGGAACGTGATGAACGCGTCGTAGAAGTCGCCCTTGGGCGGCGTGCCGACGGCATTGACTCGCACGGGTCCGGTATCGTCGAGGCCGAGGATCATGTGCGCGAGGTCGATCACATGGGCGCCGCGGTCGGTGATCTCGCCGCCGCCGTACGCGCGGTGGAACCGCCAGAAGAAATGGCAACGCTTCTCGTTGTAAGGCATCACCGGCGTGTGCCCGAGCCAAAAGTCGTAGTCGAGCCCCGCCGGCGGATCGCGGTCGGGCGGCGGCGACGTAAAGTTCTCGACCTCTTGCAGGTGCGGGTCGGCGTTGGGCAGATGGATGCGCACCGTCTTCACCTCGCCAAGCTTACCCTCGGCGACGAGCCGCTTGGCGACAGCCGCGCCGGGGTTGGATCGCTCGTGCGACCCCGTCTGCAAGACAACGCCGGCGTCTTTCACCGCGTTCACCAACGCCCGGCCTTCGCCGATCGAGTTGGTGAGCGGCTTCTCGCAATAGACGTGTTTGCCGGCCTTCGCCGCGGCGATCCCCACCAGCGCGTGCCAGTGATCGGGTGTGGCGATGAAGACCGCGTCCACGTCGTCGCGGCCGACAACCTCACGGAAGTCGCCGCTCGTGAAAGCGTCCGGCGCTTTGGCGGCGGCGCCTTTCAAGTGATTGGCGTCTACGTCGCACAACGCAACAACACGCAAGTCGGGCTGTTGCAGCGCCCAACCGAGGTGACCGCTCCCCATGCCGCCGCAACCGACAAAGGCAAGGTTGAGACGATCATTCGCGGCGCCCGCCCAAGCGCTGCCGGTGCAAGCGACGCCGGCGAGCGCCGTGGCGTGCTTCAAGAATTCACGACGTGAAGTGTGCATAGGGCCGCCCTGTGAGAAGAAGAGAAGTGACATTAAAGCCCACGAGCGCACTTAGCCCTCCGTCATTGACGGGGGGCTAAATGACGGGATCAACTCTCAAGCGCTTCGAGCAAAGTCTGCCACTGCACCTTGTCGTTGTGCGAGTGTGTGAAGCCAACGCCGCGCTCGTAATCGACGATCGCCTTCGGGCGGAACGCGACGATGTACGTCCGCCGCCAGCGGTCGGAGCCGTTGCCGGGCGACCCGTGGAGGATCCGCTCGTTGTGCACGCTGATCGAACCCCGCTTCACCGGCAGCGAGACGACCTTGTCGTCGGCCTCAAGCTGCGCCGCGAGCGTGTGCCCGCCGTCCCGCTCGCCATTGGTCGATGGCTTGAAGACCGGGCGGTGCGGACGCAGCTCGGCCTCGAGGTGCGATCCGGGAACCACCTGCAAGCAACCATTGTCGTCGTCGGCGTCGTCGAGCGCCAGCGAGCAAGTCGCCGTGAGCGTGTTCATGTCGGGCGTCGCCGGCCAGTAACCGAGGTCCTGGTGCCAAGCGAACTGCGCGCCCCCTTTGCGAGGCCGCTTGGCGAGGAACTGGTCGTAGTCGAGCGTCGCGTCGTCGCCTAGCAACTGACGCGATACCGACGCCGCGCGGCGTTCGTAGAGGTTGTCGATGAGCGCCGACTCGTACACCCGCGGCAGCACCGCGTTCACCAACTCGAAGTCCTCGAACGCCCGCGTATACGGCCCGCTCATGTCGCAGAAGTCGCGGCCCATGCCGAGCACCTCGCCACGGATGAAGCGGTCGTAGATCGCCTCGAGCGGCGCCAACTCTTCCTCCGAGAGAAAGCCATCGAGCACGACGTAGCCGTCTTCATGGAACGCGCGGACCTGTTCGGGCGTGAGGAAGTACTCGTCGCCGCGAACGGGACTGGTCGTGTCGGCAGAGGTCCCCGTTGCCGTGTGCTGAGTTGCCGTGTGCTGAGCCGCCATGT from Botrimarina mediterranea encodes:
- the ppdK gene encoding pyruvate, phosphate dikinase — protein: MAKKQPTKTSAGKAGKMVYYFGKTRTDGDASMKMIIGGKGANLADMTSIGLPVPAGFTITTECCGAYNKAGGKFPKGMMDEVHAAVKTLEKESGKKFGDSKDPLLVSVRSGAAVSMPGMMNTILNLGLNDESVAGLANATGNERFAYDAYRRLINMYGDVVMEVHHEYFEEAFSKIKTKYGAKDDNDVPTAGLIELVNAYKQVYKKYTKNDFPQDPIEQLALAIEAVFKSWNADKAISYRRIEGITGLAGTAVNVQSMVFGNMGDDSGTGVAFTRNPSNGDNKFYGEFLVNAQGEDVVAGIRTPQPVAEMPKWKCDADKTIGKKVHTELMAIKDKLEKHYKDVQDIEFTIERGKLYMLQTRNGKRTGMAAVKIACDMVKEKLIDEKTAVMRIPAGDLTQLLLPSFDPAAKKKASALTIGLPASPGAAFGKLAFSADEAVERAHSGEKVILVRKETSPEDVDGMHSAAGILTSTGGMTSHAAVVARGWGKCCVAGAGAIHIDEKGKKITVGGKTYGVKDVLSIDGTTGEVFAGEMPTVSPKMSGDFATVMGWADKHRKLGVRTNADSPEDAKRAREFGAEGIGLCRTEHMFFEGERILPMREMILAETKSAREAALKKLLPFQRKDFEGIFKAMAGLPVTVRLLDPPLHEFVPHDAKSQGELSKATGIPVKDIAARVSQLHEANPMLGHRGCRLSITYPEILVMQVTAITEAAINCVNKKIDAKAEIMIPLVGTVKELSILRELAEETIASVIEAKKFKGKLDILIGTMIEIPRAALTADEIAEHADFFSFGTNDLTQMTFGYSRDDVNTFLPDYIGQEILTKDPFQSIDVSGVGQLVATAVEKGQSVNKKIKLGICGEHGGDPASIQFCHNVGLNYVSCSPFRVPIARLAAAQAALSKA
- a CDS encoding DUF2461 domain-containing protein; protein product: MPTFTGFPLGLLHFLEELSRNNNKQWFDANKARYEAEVREPALAFIAAMEKPLRKVSPHLVAAPKKVGGSLIRIHRDVRFASDKTPYKTNVGVQFRHEAGKDVHAPGYYLHIALDECFLGAGVWHPDAPALAAIRERIVEEPARWKRVRDNKSFRTRWSLEGDSLKRPPRGYDADHPYIEDLKRKDHIAGMPLDHDELFSGGLVKHVADAFMKTKGYVGFLCDALGLPF
- a CDS encoding Gfo/Idh/MocA family protein is translated as MHTSRREFLKHATALAGVACTGSAWAGAANDRLNLAFVGCGGMGSGHLGWALQQPDLRVVALCDVDANHLKGAAAKAPDAFTSGDFREVVGRDDVDAVFIATPDHWHALVGIAAAKAGKHVYCEKPLTNSIGEGRALVNAVKDAGVVLQTGSHERSNPGAAVAKRLVAEGKLGEVKTVRIHLPNADPHLQEVENFTSPPPDRDPPAGLDYDFWLGHTPVMPYNEKRCHFFWRFHRAYGGGEITDRGAHVIDLAHMILGLDDTGPVRVNAVGTPPKGDFYDAFITFRFENEYANGLRMIGDNSGPRGLTLEGTEGKLFVAVHGCALSAEPASLLEGVSLPGIDPYATHRRSLLDAIRSGSGEVSAPVGAGHHTAVACHLNNLSMLTEKPFAWDPVAEQSDSDEVNEMLTPKMRAPWVL
- a CDS encoding phytanoyl-CoA dioxygenase family protein, producing the protein MAAQHTATQHTATGTSADTTSPVRGDEYFLTPEQVRAFHEDGYVVLDGFLSEEELAPLEAIYDRFIRGEVLGMGRDFCDMSGPYTRAFEDFELVNAVLPRVYESALIDNLYERRAASVSRQLLGDDATLDYDQFLAKRPRKGGAQFAWHQDLGYWPATPDMNTLTATCSLALDDADDDNGCLQVVPGSHLEAELRPHRPVFKPSTNGERDGGHTLAAQLEADDKVVSLPVKRGSISVHNERILHGSPGNGSDRWRRTYIVAFRPKAIVDYERGVGFTHSHNDKVQWQTLLEALES